The Methylococcus sp. Mc7 genomic sequence CCGACGGCTACGCCCGCGAAACGGGACTTCTCGGCGTGTGCTGCTCCACGTCGGGTCCCGGTGCCACTAACCTCATTACCGGCGTCGCCTGCGCCCACGACAACGAGGTGCCTTTGCTGGTGATTACCGCCCAGCCGGCGCTCCCGGTGTTCGGCAAGAATGCCTTGCAGGAGTCTGCCTGCACGGGCATCAACACCGTAGGCATGTTCCGCCACTGCACCCGCTACAACTCTCTGGTGTCCCACCCCAAGCAGCTCGAGCCGAAGTTAATCGCGGCCCTGCAGGCCGCGACCCGCCCCCCACGAGGGGCGGCACACCTCAGCTTTCCCGTAGACGTGTTACGCAGTCTAGCCTCGAATGCGGCGCCGGCCTACGATCTGCGCGGCCTCCTGCATCCGGCCTCGCTGCTGGATCAGGACGCGGTCGAGCATCTGCGGATGGAGTTGCGTCAAGCTGAGAAGCCAGTGCTCGTCATTGGCGGCGGGTGCGGTGAGGCCATCGACTCTATCCTGCAATTCGCGGCTCTGAAGAATGCCGCCTTCGTCACGACCCCTGACGGCAAGGGCCTAGTCAATCCCCACCACCCCTTGTTCCGAGGCGTCTTCGGCTTCGGGGGCCATGCCTCCGCCGATGCGGCCCTACGCGATCCGGCCGTGGACCTGATCATTGCCGTCGGTACCAGCATGGGCGAATTTAACACCGGCGGCTGGAGCGACGCTCTCCTCAACAACCGCTTGGTGCACGCCGACGAGTCGGAGGAGCACTTGGCCAGCACTCCCATGGCCCGCCTTCACGTGCGTGGCCGCATCCTCGCCGTCTTCGATCGCCTGATTAATTGGGGTATCCATGAGAACGCCTCCACCGACGAACGGCACCGGACTTCCCGGCAGCGGATCGGCTTCGGTCAGCATATGGGGCCGGAGCTCGCCGAACCCGATCAGTTCGACAGCGAGGCGATACCCATCACGCCCCAGCGCTTAATTAAGGAACTGGGACGGCGCTTTCCGCCGACAACCCGCTTCCTAGCCGACGCGGGTAACAGCGTCGCCTGGGCTAGCCACTATCTGCACCCCACCGACTTCGGTATCGGCAATCGGCGCTTGGCCGGCGGCGACCCGCGGCAGAACCATGGTGGCTGGCTCCGGGTGACCATGAACTTCGCGCCCATGGGCTGGGCCATTGGGGGCGCCGTCGGCACCGCGGCCGGCAACCCGGCAGCCCCCGTGGTCTGTATCACCGGCGACGGTAGCATGCTCATGAATGGCCAGGAACTCTCCGTGGCCGTCGCCGAAGGCCTAACGGTTATCTTCGTGGTTCTCAACGACCGGGCACTGGGAATGGTCAAGCACGGTCAGCGGCTGGCCGGCGCCCAGCAAGTAGGCTGCGAGCTGCCGGCCACCGACTTCGCCGCACTGGCCCGCGCCCTCGGCGCCGAGGGCCAC encodes the following:
- a CDS encoding thiamine pyrophosphate-binding protein, encoding MQAATATEVAELLVAYLEQIGVEYVFGIPGGAIEPFYNALARSSRRGGPRHILARHESGAAFMADGYARETGLLGVCCSTSGPGATNLITGVACAHDNEVPLLVITAQPALPVFGKNALQESACTGINTVGMFRHCTRYNSLVSHPKQLEPKLIAALQAATRPPRGAAHLSFPVDVLRSLASNAAPAYDLRGLLHPASLLDQDAVEHLRMELRQAEKPVLVIGGGCGEAIDSILQFAALKNAAFVTTPDGKGLVNPHHPLFRGVFGFGGHASADAALRDPAVDLIIAVGTSMGEFNTGGWSDALLNNRLVHADESEEHLASTPMARLHVRGRILAVFDRLINWGIHENASTDERHRTSRQRIGFGQHMGPELAEPDQFDSEAIPITPQRLIKELGRRFPPTTRFLADAGNSVAWASHYLHPTDFGIGNRRLAGGDPRQNHGGWLRVTMNFAPMGWAIGGAVGTAAGNPAAPVVCITGDGSMLMNGQELSVAVAEGLTVIFVVLNDRALGMVKHGQRLAGAQQVGCELPATDFAALARALGAEGHTIRGPKDFDALDINAICIRKGPTLLDVLVDPEQVPPMKMRVKVLSSAN